A region of Necator americanus strain Aroian chromosome I, whole genome shotgun sequence DNA encodes the following proteins:
- a CDS encoding hypothetical protein (NECATOR_CHRI.G3785.T1), which produces MQTRTERGNVRNQGFSANVRILITMLITLALFAFTVALANEGENVDPATLTGHALADYLRKHQTFFKVKESPEADLRMKFVMDSRFMTIPSDKDRKEVELDEEPPERFDARDKWPDCVSIGTIRDQSFCGSCWAVSAAEVMSDRLCIQSGGRIKLELSDTDILACCGFQCGSGCEGGYPLQAWRYVMEKGVCTGGRYRQKGVCKPYSFHPCGFKPGQTYYGDCPRKTWETPKCDKFCRRGYVTPYEKDKYYAISAYVLPNDEKVIRREIMKNGPVQAAYFTYEDFKLYDGGIYVQKAGKRTGGHAVKIIGWGEEKGVKYWLIANSWNVLWGEEGYFRMIRGTNNCSLEEMIYAGMMKVD; this is translated from the exons ATGCAGACGCGAACCGAGAGAGGAAATGTGAGAAACCAGGGATTCTCTGCAAATGTCAG GATATTAATAACTATGCTTATAACCCTCGCCCTATTCGCTTTCACAGTGGCTCTCGCTAATGAAGGAGAAAATG TGGATCCGGCAACGTTGACAGGTCATGCTCTCGCTGATTATCTCAGAAAGCACCAAACATTTTTCAAG GTGAAAGAATCGCCAGAAGCCGACTTGCGTATGAAGTTTGTAATGGATTCAAGGTTTATGACTATTCCCAGTGATAAAGACCGGAAAGAAGTTGAACTGGATGAAGAGCCACCTGAGAG ATTTGACGCAAGAGACAAATGGCCAGATTGCGTATCAATTGGCACCATCCGGGACCAGTCATTTTGCg GTTCCTGCTGGGCTGTTTCAGCCGCCGAAGTAATGAGTGATCGTCTATGTATACAGTCTGGTGGCAGAATAAAG CTAGAGCTTTCCGACACAGATATTCTCGCGTGCTGCGGATTCCAGTGTGGATCTGG GTGTGAAGGAGGTTACCCTCTTCAAGCGTGGCGTTACGTTATGGAGAAAGGAGTTTGCACTGGAGGGAGATATAGACAGAAG GGTGTTTGTAAGCCATACTCTTTCCATCCATGTGGGTTCAAACCTGGTCAGACATATTACGGCGATTGCCCAAGAAAGACCTGGGAAACACCAAAATGTGATAAGTTTTGTAGACGCGGATATGTGACGCCTTATGAGAAGGACAAATATTACG CCATCTCGGCATATGTGCTTCCGAACGATGAAAAGGTTATTCGAAGGGAAATAATGAAGAATGGGCCTGTGCAAGCAGCATATTTCACATACGAAGACTTCAAACTTTATGATGGTGGAATTTATGTT CAAAAAGCCGGAAAAAGAACTGGTGGACACGCAGTGAAAATCATTGGATGGGGAGAGGAGAAAGGAGTAAAGTACTGGCTCATAGCTAATTCGTGGAACGTCCTGTGGGGAGAAGaag G
- a CDS encoding hypothetical protein (NECATOR_CHRI.G3785.T2) yields MLITLALFAFTVALANEGENVDPATLTGHALADYLRKHQTFFKVKESPEADLRMKFVMDSRFMTIPSDKDRKEVELDEEPPERFDARDKWPDCVSIGTIRDQSFCGSCWAVSAAEVMSDRLCIQSGGRIKLELSDTDILACCGFQCGSGCEGGYPLQAWRYVMEKGVCTGGRYRQKGVCKPYSFHPCGFKPGQTYYGDCPRKTWETPKCDKFCRRGYVTPYEKDKYYAISAYVLPNDEKVIRREIMKNGPVQAAYFTYEDFKLYDGGIYVQKAGKRTGGHAVKIIGWGEEKGVKYWLIANSWNVLWGEEGYFRMIRGTNNCSLEEMIYAGMMKVD; encoded by the exons ATGCTTATAACCCTCGCCCTATTCGCTTTCACAGTGGCTCTCGCTAATGAAGGAGAAAATG TGGATCCGGCAACGTTGACAGGTCATGCTCTCGCTGATTATCTCAGAAAGCACCAAACATTTTTCAAG GTGAAAGAATCGCCAGAAGCCGACTTGCGTATGAAGTTTGTAATGGATTCAAGGTTTATGACTATTCCCAGTGATAAAGACCGGAAAGAAGTTGAACTGGATGAAGAGCCACCTGAGAG ATTTGACGCAAGAGACAAATGGCCAGATTGCGTATCAATTGGCACCATCCGGGACCAGTCATTTTGCg GTTCCTGCTGGGCTGTTTCAGCCGCCGAAGTAATGAGTGATCGTCTATGTATACAGTCTGGTGGCAGAATAAAG CTAGAGCTTTCCGACACAGATATTCTCGCGTGCTGCGGATTCCAGTGTGGATCTGG GTGTGAAGGAGGTTACCCTCTTCAAGCGTGGCGTTACGTTATGGAGAAAGGAGTTTGCACTGGAGGGAGATATAGACAGAAG GGTGTTTGTAAGCCATACTCTTTCCATCCATGTGGGTTCAAACCTGGTCAGACATATTACGGCGATTGCCCAAGAAAGACCTGGGAAACACCAAAATGTGATAAGTTTTGTAGACGCGGATATGTGACGCCTTATGAGAAGGACAAATATTACG CCATCTCGGCATATGTGCTTCCGAACGATGAAAAGGTTATTCGAAGGGAAATAATGAAGAATGGGCCTGTGCAAGCAGCATATTTCACATACGAAGACTTCAAACTTTATGATGGTGGAATTTATGTT CAAAAAGCCGGAAAAAGAACTGGTGGACACGCAGTGAAAATCATTGGATGGGGAGAGGAGAAAGGAGTAAAGTACTGGCTCATAGCTAATTCGTGGAACGTCCTGTGGGGAGAAGaag G
- a CDS encoding hypothetical protein (NECATOR_CHRI.G3784.T1), translating to MQGCHESVLAQQKQKVHPLNPPASLGNHNHARYIREPRSPLSFTSLSCKRLRRALVHFLHDEARQPSPLIRFRAMKRLFDGK from the exons AtgcaaggatgtcatgagtcagtcttggctcagcagaaacagaaagtccatcccctgaatccacccgctTCTCTGGGCAATCACAATCACGCTCGATACATAAGG GAGCCACGGTCACCGCTATCATTTACGTCGCTCAGCTGCAAAAGGTTGAGACGAGCTTTGGTTCATTTCCTTCACGATGAAGCAAGACAG CCATCTCCGCTTATCCGCTTCCGAGCGATGAAAAGGCTATTCGACGggaaataa